Proteins encoded together in one Entomobacter blattae window:
- a CDS encoding GNAT family N-acetyltransferase, which yields MRPVPLSPHHDLEDFNSGDLSLDEWLRRKALKNQVTGALRTFVYLESNRVKGYYALASGALDQAGAPGSIRRNMPDPIPVAVLARLAVDSSLQGQGLGASLLKDVVLRLTEAAEIVGIRGILVHAVSDRAKSFYKKYGFIDTIGDPYRLVFSLKQKRQT from the coding sequence ATGAGGCCTGTTCCGCTCAGTCCTCATCATGACCTGGAAGACTTCAACTCTGGGGATTTATCTCTTGATGAATGGCTCAGGAGAAAAGCTTTAAAAAATCAGGTAACAGGGGCTTTACGAACGTTTGTTTATTTGGAGAGTAATAGGGTTAAGGGCTATTATGCTCTGGCATCAGGAGCTCTTGATCAGGCAGGAGCTCCGGGTTCAATTAGAAGAAATATGCCAGACCCTATTCCTGTGGCAGTTTTGGCTCGACTGGCTGTTGATAGCAGTTTACAGGGGCAAGGATTAGGGGCATCCCTTTTAAAGGATGTCGTGTTACGTCTCACTGAAGCAGCAGAGATAGTGGGTATTCGTGGAATACTGGTACACGCTGTTTCAGATCGGGCAAAAAGTTTTTATAAGAAATATGGTTTTATTGATACAATAGGCGATCCCTACCGTTTGGTCTTTTCATTAAAGCAAAAACGTCAAACCTGA
- a CDS encoding type II toxin-antitoxin system CcdA family antitoxin: MPRITSGSRQAANVTLPVRLLKEAKQLGINLSRACENGLAQEVSRLRRQQWLQHNAPAIKDWNEKVDKEGLPLDEYRQF, translated from the coding sequence ATGCCACGTATAACTTCTGGTTCAAGGCAGGCTGCAAATGTAACTTTACCTGTCCGGCTTTTAAAAGAAGCAAAGCAATTGGGGATTAATTTATCTCGTGCTTGTGAAAATGGTTTGGCACAGGAGGTTTCCAGGTTGCGTCGTCAGCAATGGTTGCAGCATAACGCACCCGCCATTAAGGACTGGAACGAAAAGGTTGACAAAGAAGGACTTCCACTAGACGAGTATAGGCAGTTTTAA